Proteins from a genomic interval of Bradyrhizobium sp. CCBAU 53340:
- the galE gene encoding UDP-glucose 4-epimerase GalE, whose translation MTDRPTVLVTGGAGYIGSHACRALAAAGYRPVVYDNLSTGHRNFVSGELVTGDLLDGATLARAFADHRVAAVMHFAAASLVGESMTDPQKYYINNVQGTLSLLQAMRNAGCHRIVFSSTGAVYGNADSKALPEDFPCAPINPYGASKWMIERMLADYRAAYGFGAFCLRYFNASGADPAGGIGELRDNETHLIPRAMMALQGHVEFAVFGDDYDTPDGTAIRDYIHVTDLAAAHVAALKLLETGHAGGSFNLGTGSGFSVREILTAIRQETGREVPHTVKARRAGDPTYLVADPSAARKVLDFVPRYSDLQTVILTAWAWHQKAHPLKLR comes from the coding sequence ATGACTGATCGACCGACCGTCCTCGTCACAGGGGGCGCGGGCTATATTGGCTCGCACGCCTGCCGCGCCCTGGCCGCCGCCGGCTATCGGCCCGTCGTTTATGACAATCTTTCGACAGGCCATCGCAATTTCGTGTCGGGGGAACTGGTTACGGGCGATCTGCTGGATGGCGCGACACTGGCGCGTGCCTTTGCCGATCACAGGGTTGCGGCAGTGATGCATTTCGCGGCAGCAAGCCTCGTCGGCGAGTCCATGACCGACCCGCAGAAATATTACATCAACAACGTGCAGGGAACGCTGTCGCTGCTCCAGGCGATGCGCAATGCCGGCTGCCATCGCATCGTGTTCTCCTCGACCGGCGCCGTCTATGGCAATGCCGATTCCAAGGCGCTGCCCGAGGATTTCCCCTGCGCGCCGATCAACCCCTACGGCGCCTCGAAATGGATGATAGAGCGCATGCTCGCTGACTACCGCGCAGCTTACGGCTTTGGCGCATTCTGCCTGCGCTATTTCAATGCCAGCGGCGCGGATCCGGCCGGCGGCATCGGCGAATTGCGCGACAACGAAACTCATCTCATTCCACGGGCCATGATGGCCTTGCAGGGTCATGTCGAGTTCGCCGTGTTCGGCGACGATTACGACACGCCCGACGGCACCGCGATCCGCGACTACATCCACGTCACCGATCTTGCCGCAGCGCATGTCGCGGCCCTGAAGCTCCTCGAAACCGGACATGCCGGCGGCAGCTTCAATCTCGGCACCGGCTCGGGCTTCTCGGTGCGCGAGATCCTCACCGCCATCAGGCAGGAGACCGGGCGAGAGGTGCCGCACACCGTCAAGGCGCGCCGCGCCGGCGATCCGACCTACCTCGTTGCCGATCCCTCGGCGGCGCGAAAGGTGCTGGACTTCGTGCCGCGCTATTCCGACCTGCAGACCGTGATCCTGACCGCCTGGGCCTGGCACCAGAAGGCGCATCCGCTCAAGCTCCGTTAA